One window from the genome of Chrysemys picta bellii isolate R12L10 chromosome 15, ASM1138683v2, whole genome shotgun sequence encodes:
- the LOC101950155 gene encoding immunoglobulin lambda-1 light chain-like, producing MIWVPLIVLLGTWCTGSSSQPVLTQPPLVSVSSGNTVKLSCTMSSGTSISDYYVNWYQQKPGNSPRYLLRYKSDSDKGQGSGVPARFSGSKDTSSNTGYLTISWTLVEDEADYYCAVEHSSAHHTVCHCAYIFGGGTQLTVLGQPKASPTVHLFPPSSEEISTKSKATLVCLLGSFYPGAAQVTWKADGKQISTGVETTKPSKQSDNKYMASSYLSLDASDWKTHEIYTCQVTHDGKNIEKSLQRSQCS from the exons atgatctgGGTTCCCCTCATTGTCCTACTGGGGACGTGGTGCACAG GTTCCAGTTCACAGCCTGTGCTGACTCAGCCGCCCTTAGTGTCAGTGTCCTCAGGAAACACCGTGAAACTCTCCTGCACCATGAGCAGTGGGACCAGCATCAGTGACTATTATGTGAactggtaccaacagaaaccTGGGAATTCTCCACGATACCTGCTGAGATACAAGTCAGATTCTGAcaagggccagggctctggggtcccTGCTCGCTTCTCTGGTTCCAAAGACACGTCCAGTAACACCGGCTACTTGACCATCTCCTGGACACTGGTGGAGGAcgaggctgattattactgtgCTGTGGAGCACAGCAGTGCTCATCACA CCGTGTGTCACTGTGCGTATATCTTCGGCGGCGGAACCCAGTTGACCGTCCTTG GTCAGCCAAAGGCATCTCCTACCGTGCACCTCTTCCCTCCATCCTCGGAAGAGATAAGTACAAAGAGCAAAGCCACACTGGTGTGTCTGTTGGGCAGCTTTTACCCAGGGGCAGCCCAAGTCACCTGGAAAGCTGACGGCAAGCAGATCTCCACTGGAGTGGAGACGACCAAACCATCGAAACAGAGTGACAACAAGTACATGGCCAGCAGTTACCTGTCTCTGGATGCATCAGATTGGAAGACCCATGAGATCTACACCTGCCAGGTGACACACGATGGGAAGAACATTGAGAAGTCTTTGCAGCGCTCACAGTGTTCTTAA